One window from the genome of Enterobacter asburiae encodes:
- the fdxH gene encoding formate dehydrogenase subunit beta, protein MAMETQDVIKRSATNPITPAPRARDYKAEVAKLIDVSSCVGCKACQVACSEWNDIRDEVGHCVGVYDNPADLSAKSWTVMRFSETEQNGRLEWLIRKDGCMHCEDPGCLKACPSAGAIIQYANGIVDFQQDNCIGCGYCIAGCPFKIPRLNKEDNRVYKCTLCVDRVSVGQEPACVKTCPTGAIHFGTKKEMLDVAQARVDKLKARGYQNAGIYNPQGVGGTHVMYVLHHNDQPELYHNLPKEPAIDTSINLWKGALKPLSAAGFIATFAGLIYHYIGIGPNKEVDDDEEEHHE, encoded by the coding sequence ATGGCGATGGAAACACAAGACGTTATCAAACGCTCCGCGACTAACCCAATAACGCCCGCGCCCCGCGCGCGGGACTACAAGGCAGAGGTCGCCAAGCTTATCGACGTCTCCTCCTGCGTGGGCTGCAAGGCCTGCCAGGTGGCGTGCTCGGAGTGGAACGATATCCGCGACGAGGTGGGGCATTGCGTCGGGGTCTACGACAATCCGGCGGATCTGAGCGCCAAATCCTGGACGGTAATGCGCTTTAGCGAAACCGAGCAGAACGGCAGGCTGGAGTGGCTCATCCGCAAAGACGGCTGCATGCACTGTGAAGATCCGGGCTGCCTGAAGGCGTGCCCGTCTGCCGGCGCGATTATTCAGTACGCCAACGGGATCGTCGATTTCCAGCAGGACAACTGCATCGGCTGCGGCTACTGCATCGCGGGCTGTCCGTTTAAAATCCCGCGCCTCAATAAAGAGGATAACCGGGTATACAAATGCACCCTGTGCGTGGACCGCGTCAGCGTTGGGCAGGAGCCTGCCTGTGTGAAAACCTGTCCGACCGGGGCTATCCACTTCGGCACCAAGAAAGAGATGCTCGACGTGGCGCAGGCGCGTGTGGACAAGCTGAAAGCGCGCGGCTACCAGAATGCGGGCATTTACAACCCGCAGGGCGTGGGCGGTACGCACGTGATGTATGTGCTGCACCACAACGACCAGCCAGAACTGTACCACAACCTGCCGAAGGAGCCGGCGATCGATACGTCGATCAACCTGTGGAAAGGGGCGCTTAAACCGCTCTCGGCGGCGGGCTTTATCGCCACCTTTGCGGGGCTGATTTATCACTACATCGGGATCGGGCCAAACAAAGAGGTGGATGACGACGAGGAGGAGCATCATGAGTAA
- the ppk2 gene encoding polyphosphate kinase 2, protein MGSKKKTSVAVDVVKNAPLKTKEYEQELRRLHVELVKLQQWVVARGLKVCIVFEGRDGAGKGGTIKAITERVSPRVFRVVALPAPTDKEKSQLYFQRYVPHLPSAGEIVIFDRSWYNRAGVERVMGFCTEEQVEKFLDGTPVMEKAMVDAGIILLKYWLEVTPKEQERRLRDRINDGRKIWKLSPMDIKSFNLWDEYTLARDAMFEATDTAWAPWFVARSEDKKRVRLNIISHLLTQIPYKEIHVEKVDLPKRKIGKVKPTKYPFRYVEERF, encoded by the coding sequence CCAAAGAGTATGAACAAGAGCTACGTCGCCTGCACGTTGAACTGGTTAAGCTCCAGCAGTGGGTCGTCGCCAGGGGACTAAAGGTGTGCATCGTCTTTGAAGGACGCGACGGTGCCGGTAAAGGCGGTACCATTAAAGCGATCACCGAGCGCGTCAGCCCCCGCGTGTTTCGCGTTGTTGCGCTGCCTGCCCCAACTGATAAAGAAAAAAGCCAGCTCTACTTCCAGCGCTATGTGCCGCACCTGCCGTCGGCAGGCGAGATCGTGATATTCGATCGCAGCTGGTATAACCGCGCGGGTGTCGAACGGGTGATGGGATTCTGCACTGAGGAACAGGTGGAAAAATTTTTGGACGGCACGCCAGTGATGGAAAAAGCGATGGTGGATGCCGGTATAATCCTGCTTAAGTACTGGCTGGAGGTGACGCCGAAAGAGCAGGAGCGCCGCCTGCGCGACCGTATTAACGATGGTCGTAAAATCTGGAAGCTATCGCCGATGGATATTAAATCCTTTAACCTGTGGGACGAGTATACCCTCGCCCGCGACGCGATGTTTGAAGCCACCGATACCGCATGGGCGCCGTGGTTTGTGGCGCGTTCAGAAGATAAAAAACGCGTGCGCCTGAATATTATTTCGCACCTGCTAACCCAAATTCCATATAAAGAAATACACGTTGAAAAGGTGGATTTACCAAAACGCAAAATTGGTAAAGTTAAACCCACAAAATACCCGTTCCGGTATGTGGAGGAGCGGTTCTGA
- the fdnG gene encoding formate dehydrogenase-N subunit alpha, with the protein MDVSRRQFFKICAGGMAGTTAAMLGFTPKMALAQARNYKLLRAKEIRNTCTYCSVGCGLLMYSLGDGAKNAREAIYHIEGDPDHPVSRGALCPKGAGLLDYVHSENRLRYPEYRAPGSDKWQRISWDEAFSRIAKLMKADRDANFIEKNAQGVTVNRWLSTGMLCASAASNETGMLTQKFVRSLGMLAVDNQARVUHGPTVASLAPTFGRGAMTNHWVDIKNANVVVVMGGNAAEAHPVGFRWAMEAKNNNDATLIVVDPRFTRTASVADIYAPIRSGTDITFLSGVLLYLIENNKINADYVKHYTNANLLVRDDFAFDDGLFSGYDAEKRQYDKTSWNYQFDENGYAMRDETLTHPRCVWNLLKQHVSRYTPDVVENICGTPKADFLKVCEVLASTSAADRTTTFLYALGWTQHTVGAQNIRTMAMIQLLLGNMGMAGGGVNALRGHSNIQGLTDLGLLSTSLPGYLTLPSEKQADLQTYLEANTPKATLPDQVNYWSNYPKFYVSLMKSFYGDAAQKENDWGFEWLPKWDQAYDVIKYFNMMDKGNVTGYICQGFNPVASFPDKNKVVRSLSKLKYMVVIDPLVTETSTFWQNHGESNDVDPASIQTEVFRLPSTCFAEEDGSIANSGRWLQWHWKGQDAPGEARNDGEILAGIYHRLREMYRTEGGKVAEPLLKMGWNYKQPDRPESEEVAKENNGVALADLYDANGNLVAKKGQLLNSFALLRDDGTTASSCWIYTGSWTEQGNQMANRDNADPSGLGNTLGWAWAWPLNRRVLYNRASADVNGKPWDPKRMLIQWNGAKWTGNDIPDYNTAAPGSNTGPFIMQPEGLGRLFALNKLAEGPFPEHYEPMETPLGTNPLHPNVISSPVVRIYEDDVLRLGKKDKFPYVGTTYRLTEHFHTWTKHARLNAIAQPEQFVEISETLAKAKGIANGDRVKVSSKRGFIRAVAVVTRRLQSLNVHGQQVETVGIPLHWGFEGVAQKGYIANTLTPNVGDSNSQTPEYKAFLVNIEKA; encoded by the coding sequence TGGCCGGAACAACGGCAGCCATGCTGGGATTTACTCCCAAAATGGCGCTGGCTCAGGCACGCAACTATAAGCTGCTGCGCGCGAAAGAGATCCGTAACACCTGCACATACTGCTCCGTAGGTTGTGGGCTTTTGATGTATAGCCTGGGCGATGGCGCGAAGAACGCCAGAGAAGCGATTTACCATATTGAAGGGGACCCGGATCATCCGGTGAGCCGCGGGGCGCTTTGCCCGAAAGGGGCCGGGCTGCTGGACTATGTACACAGCGAAAATCGCCTGCGCTACCCGGAATACCGCGCGCCGGGTTCAGATAAATGGCAGCGTATCTCCTGGGATGAGGCCTTCTCCCGTATTGCCAAATTAATGAAAGCCGACCGCGACGCCAACTTTATTGAAAAGAACGCGCAGGGCGTAACGGTTAACCGCTGGCTTTCCACCGGGATGCTTTGCGCGTCTGCGGCGAGTAATGAAACCGGCATGCTGACGCAAAAATTTGTGCGCTCTCTCGGCATGCTGGCGGTAGACAACCAGGCGCGCGTTTGACACGGACCAACGGTAGCAAGTCTTGCTCCAACATTTGGTCGCGGTGCGATGACCAACCACTGGGTTGATATCAAAAACGCTAACGTCGTGGTGGTGATGGGCGGTAACGCCGCAGAAGCCCATCCGGTGGGGTTCCGCTGGGCGATGGAGGCGAAAAATAACAACGATGCGACGCTCATCGTCGTCGATCCGCGCTTTACGCGCACGGCATCGGTGGCCGATATCTATGCGCCAATCCGCTCCGGCACGGACATTACGTTCCTGTCTGGGGTACTGCTGTACCTGATCGAAAACAACAAAATTAACGCGGACTACGTTAAGCACTATACCAACGCGAACCTGCTGGTGCGGGATGATTTTGCCTTTGATGACGGGCTTTTTAGCGGCTATGACGCTGAAAAACGCCAGTACGATAAAACATCCTGGAACTATCAGTTCGATGAAAACGGCTATGCGATGCGTGATGAAACGCTGACGCACCCGCGCTGCGTGTGGAACCTGCTGAAGCAGCACGTTTCCCGCTATACGCCGGACGTGGTGGAGAACATCTGCGGCACGCCGAAAGCGGACTTCCTGAAGGTCTGTGAAGTGCTGGCCTCAACCAGTGCCGCAGACAGAACTACGACGTTCCTGTACGCGCTGGGCTGGACGCAGCATACCGTCGGCGCGCAGAACATCCGCACCATGGCGATGATCCAACTGCTGCTTGGCAACATGGGTATGGCGGGGGGCGGCGTGAACGCGCTGCGCGGTCACTCCAATATTCAGGGGCTCACCGACCTTGGCCTGCTGTCGACCAGCCTGCCGGGCTACCTGACGCTGCCGTCTGAAAAGCAGGCCGATCTGCAAACGTATCTTGAGGCCAATACGCCAAAAGCGACGCTGCCGGACCAGGTGAACTACTGGAGCAACTATCCGAAGTTCTACGTCAGCCTGATGAAATCCTTCTACGGCGACGCGGCGCAGAAAGAGAACGACTGGGGCTTTGAGTGGTTGCCGAAGTGGGACCAGGCTTACGACGTTATCAAATATTTCAATATGATGGATAAGGGCAACGTCACGGGGTATATCTGCCAGGGCTTTAACCCGGTTGCCTCCTTCCCGGACAAAAACAAAGTCGTTCGCAGCCTGAGCAAGCTGAAGTACATGGTGGTTATCGATCCGCTGGTGACCGAAACCTCCACCTTCTGGCAGAACCACGGCGAATCAAACGATGTCGATCCGGCGTCGATTCAGACCGAGGTGTTCCGCCTGCCGTCCACCTGCTTTGCAGAAGAAGACGGATCTATTGCCAACTCCGGCCGCTGGCTGCAGTGGCACTGGAAAGGCCAGGACGCCCCCGGCGAAGCGCGTAACGACGGTGAGATCCTTGCCGGGATTTACCATCGCCTGCGCGAAATGTACCGCACCGAAGGCGGCAAAGTCGCTGAGCCGCTCCTGAAAATGGGCTGGAACTACAAGCAGCCCGATCGTCCTGAGTCAGAGGAAGTCGCCAAAGAGAACAACGGCGTGGCGCTGGCGGATCTCTATGACGCTAACGGCAACCTGGTGGCGAAGAAAGGCCAGCTGCTGAATAGCTTCGCGCTGCTGCGCGACGACGGCACGACGGCGTCGTCCTGCTGGATCTACACCGGCAGTTGGACGGAGCAGGGTAACCAGATGGCGAACCGCGATAACGCCGATCCGTCCGGGCTGGGCAATACGCTGGGCTGGGCATGGGCGTGGCCGCTAAACCGTCGCGTGCTGTACAACCGCGCGTCTGCAGACGTGAACGGCAAGCCGTGGGATCCGAAACGCATGCTGATCCAGTGGAACGGGGCGAAGTGGACGGGGAACGATATCCCGGACTACAACACCGCCGCGCCCGGCAGCAACACCGGGCCGTTTATCATGCAGCCGGAAGGGCTGGGACGCCTGTTTGCCCTCAACAAGCTGGCTGAAGGGCCGTTCCCGGAACACTACGAGCCGATGGAAACGCCGCTGGGCACCAACCCGCTGCATCCAAACGTGATCTCCAGCCCGGTGGTGCGCATCTACGAAGACGATGTCCTGCGCTTAGGCAAAAAGGACAAGTTCCCGTACGTAGGGACGACCTACCGCCTGACCGAACATTTCCATACCTGGACCAAGCACGCGCGGCTTAACGCTATCGCGCAGCCGGAACAGTTTGTGGAGATCAGCGAGACGCTGGCGAAGGCGAAAGGGATTGCCAACGGCGACCGCGTGAAGGTGAGCAGCAAGCGCGGCTTTATTCGCGCGGTGGCGGTGGTGACCCGTCGTTTGCAAAGTCTGAACGTGCACGGGCAGCAGGTGGAAACCGTCGGTATCCCGCTGCACTGGGGCTTTGAGGGTGTGGCGCAGAAAGGCTACATCGCCAATACCCTGACGCCAAACGTCGGCGATTCCAACTCGCAAACGCCGGAGTACAAGGCGTTTCTGGTCAACATCGAGAAAGCGTAA
- the fdnI gene encoding formate dehydrogenase-N subunit gamma, producing the protein MSKSKMIVRTKFVDRACHWTVVICFFLVAVSGISFFFPTLQWLTETFGTPQMGRILHPFFGVLIFVVLMFMFVRFVHHNIPDKQDIPWVKGIVEVLKGNEHKVAKVGKYNAGQKMMFWTIMSMIFVLLVTGVIIWRPYFAQYFPIQVIRYALLIHATSAIILIHAILIHMYMAFWVKGSIKGMIEGKVSRRWAQKHHPRWYRDVERLEAKQESTEGLK; encoded by the coding sequence ATGAGTAAGTCGAAAATGATAGTGCGCACGAAGTTTGTTGACCGCGCCTGTCACTGGACGGTGGTGATCTGCTTCTTCCTGGTAGCGGTGTCGGGGATTTCGTTCTTCTTCCCGACGCTGCAGTGGCTGACCGAGACCTTCGGTACCCCGCAGATGGGGCGCATTCTGCACCCGTTCTTCGGCGTGCTGATTTTCGTGGTGCTGATGTTTATGTTCGTGCGCTTTGTCCACCATAACATCCCGGACAAGCAGGATATCCCGTGGGTGAAAGGGATCGTCGAAGTCCTGAAAGGCAACGAGCATAAGGTCGCGAAGGTGGGGAAATACAATGCCGGACAGAAGATGATGTTCTGGACCATCATGAGCATGATTTTTGTGCTGCTGGTGACCGGGGTGATTATCTGGCGTCCGTATTTTGCGCAGTATTTCCCGATTCAGGTAATTCGCTACGCGCTGTTGATCCACGCCACGTCGGCCATCATTCTGATCCACGCCATCCTCATCCATATGTATATGGCGTTCTGGGTAAAAGGATCGATTAAAGGGATGATCGAAGGGAAGGTGAGCCGCCGCTGGGCGCAGAAACACCACCCGCGCTGGTATCGCGATGTGGAACGTCTGGAAGCGAAACAGGAAAGTACGGAAGGGTTGAAGTGA